The proteins below are encoded in one region of Leptotrichia sp. oral taxon 218:
- a CDS encoding ABC-2 transporter permease has translation MLKLFKYDFRAIKRRLIPLYLVAIIIGVVNQICTTFVIRLSMTASQENASFIIFYLLKMVFSLSFFLIMSYAFILTIFILIMNFNNSVYGNEGYLINSLPISSKKLILAKYLNFIFWTFISAIFYIVFYIIGTINGLLASGQSLKVINSELNELKMQLFHSPYFGKFVGVAIIVLICIILQYLLNSWVFMMCVTFANLVKSNKLIMGIVTYVVTNIILGIFYFSLMASFLFKLNSDIEIRDNVFFSLMTEYGITYIVFVALLNVGIFFLINYIHSKKIDLE, from the coding sequence ATGTTGAAATTGTTTAAATATGATTTTAGAGCGATTAAAAGACGACTTATACCACTTTATCTGGTGGCAATTATAATTGGAGTTGTAAATCAAATATGTACTACATTTGTTATACGATTAAGTATGACTGCATCACAAGAAAATGCAAGTTTTATTATTTTTTATCTTTTAAAAATGGTATTTTCGCTTTCGTTTTTTTTGATAATGTCATATGCTTTCATTTTAACTATTTTTATTTTAATAATGAATTTTAATAATTCAGTTTATGGAAATGAAGGGTATTTGATAAATTCCTTGCCAATAAGTTCGAAAAAGTTAATTTTGGCAAAATATTTGAATTTTATATTTTGGACATTTATTTCAGCGATATTTTATATAGTTTTTTACATAATCGGAACTATAAACGGTCTGCTTGCAAGTGGTCAAAGTTTAAAAGTTATAAATTCAGAATTAAATGAGTTAAAAATGCAATTGTTTCATAGTCCGTATTTTGGGAAATTTGTGGGAGTGGCAATAATTGTGTTAATTTGTATAATTTTACAATATCTTTTAAATTCTTGGGTTTTTATGATGTGTGTAACTTTTGCAAATTTGGTAAAATCTAACAAACTTATTATGGGAATAGTTACATATGTTGTAACAAATATAATACTTGGGATATTTTATTTTTCATTGATGGCAAGTTTTTTATTTAAATTGAACTCTGATATTGAAATAAGAGATAATGTATTTTTTAGTTTAATGACAGAATATGGGATAACTTATATAGTTTTTGTGGCTCTTTTAAATGTTGGAATTTTCTTTCTTATAAATTACATTCATTCTAAAAAAATAGATTTAGAATAG
- a CDS encoding ABC transporter ATP-binding protein produces the protein MEKIVECKDLKKLYKNNVALNSINLSINKNKIIGLLGPNGSGKTTFIKLAVGLLKPTSGEILIDGLPIGVETKKIISYLPDRDYLDKNQSIDSLIQLFLDFYPDFDENVARGMLKDLKIDKNAKFKALSKGNREKVQLILAMSRKAKLYLLDEPIAGVDPVTRDYILNTIIKNYNKEATLIISTHLINDVEKILDEVIFVNDGDILLYDSIENVKKEHNVSIDEYFREVFK, from the coding sequence ATGGAAAAAATAGTGGAGTGCAAAGATTTAAAAAAATTGTATAAAAATAATGTGGCACTAAATAGTATTAATTTATCCATTAATAAAAATAAAATAATCGGATTACTTGGTCCAAATGGAAGCGGGAAAACGACTTTTATTAAACTTGCAGTGGGACTTTTAAAGCCGACTTCAGGAGAAATTTTAATTGATGGACTGCCAATTGGTGTGGAGACTAAAAAGATAATTTCGTATCTTCCAGATAGGGATTATTTGGACAAAAATCAAAGTATTGATTCGTTGATTCAATTATTTTTGGATTTTTATCCTGATTTTGATGAAAATGTCGCAAGAGGGATGTTAAAAGATTTGAAAATTGATAAAAATGCGAAATTTAAAGCGTTGTCGAAGGGAAATAGAGAAAAAGTGCAACTTATTTTGGCAATGAGTAGAAAAGCAAAACTTTATTTGCTGGACGAACCTATAGCTGGAGTTGATCCAGTTACGAGAGATTATATTTTAAATACGATAATTAAAAATTATAACAAAGAGGCGACACTTATTATTTCAACACATTTAATCAATGATGTGGAAAAAATCTTGGATGAAGTTATTTTTGTGAATGATGGGGATATTTTGCTGTACGATTCAATTGAGAATGTTAAAAAAGAGCATAATGTCAGTATTGATGAATATTTTAGGGAGGTGTTTAAATAA
- a CDS encoding PG0541 family transporter-associated protein: MKRLEIYFDSFYTKKMKEELREYGIDQYFIVPAVHSSWSKTFKHFNTHVWPGTDSILVTYLEDRHAQEIIRIIKIMKIDLGRGISMGAVMLPVDDIIL, translated from the coding sequence GTGAAAAGATTAGAAATATATTTTGATTCATTTTATACGAAAAAAATGAAAGAAGAATTAAGAGAGTATGGAATAGATCAATATTTTATAGTTCCAGCTGTTCATAGTTCTTGGAGTAAAACTTTTAAACATTTTAATACACATGTTTGGCCAGGGACAGACAGTATTTTAGTTACTTATTTGGAAGACAGGCACGCACAAGAGATTATACGGATTATTAAAATTATGAAAATAGACTTAGGTCGAGGAATTTCGATGGGAGCGGTGATGTTACCAGTAGATGATATCATTTTGTAA
- a CDS encoding RNA-guided endonuclease TnpB family protein: protein MYLTLKQQVKHLSKKEFRNLKYLSHIAKNLTNEAIYNIRQYYFNKKKYLSYNENYKILKNSENYKKLNSNIAQQILKEVDGSFKSFFGLLRLAKNGQYDNKKIKLPKYLDKDGFTTLVIGFIRLKDNMLIVPYSNSFKKTHQEVKIKLPPVLKGKKIKEIRIIPKQHSRYFEIQYTYEVEEVQRELNKENALGIDLGINNLCTCVTNNGASFLIDGRKLKSINQYYNKINAKLQSIKDKQKTSRTTLRQKRIVRKRNNRINDYLSKAARMIINYCLNNDIGKIVLGYNEDFQRNSNIGSINNQNFVNIPYGKLRDKLIYLCKLYGIEFKLQEESYTSKASFFDRDEIPIYDKENIQEYKFSGKRIKRGLYQTSAGKLINADCNGALNILRKSKVVDLSVLYNRGELNTPKRIRVV from the coding sequence ATGTATTTAACATTAAAACAGCAAGTAAAACATCTTAGTAAAAAAGAGTTTAGGAATTTAAAATATTTATCTCATATAGCCAAGAACTTAACTAATGAAGCTATATATAATATTAGACAATACTATTTTAATAAGAAAAAGTATTTAAGTTATAATGAAAACTATAAAATACTTAAAAATAGTGAAAATTACAAGAAATTAAATTCTAATATAGCTCAGCAAATTCTAAAAGAAGTAGATGGAAGTTTCAAATCATTTTTTGGACTTTTAAGACTTGCTAAAAATGGTCAATATGATAATAAAAAAATAAAATTACCTAAATATCTTGATAAAGATGGTTTTACAACTCTTGTTATAGGTTTTATTAGATTAAAAGATAATATGCTGATAGTTCCTTATTCAAATTCGTTTAAGAAAACTCATCAGGAAGTTAAAATTAAGCTACCACCAGTATTAAAAGGCAAGAAGATAAAAGAGATTAGAATAATACCAAAACAACATTCTAGGTACTTTGAAATTCAATATACTTATGAAGTAGAGGAAGTTCAAAGGGAATTAAATAAAGAAAATGCACTAGGAATTGATTTAGGTATAAACAATCTTTGTACTTGTGTAACTAATAACGGAGCTTCATTCCTAATAGACGGTAGAAAATTAAAATCTATTAATCAATACTATAATAAGATAAATGCAAAATTACAAAGTATAAAAGATAAGCAAAAGACCTCCCGCACAACATTAAGACAAAAGAGAATAGTCAGAAAGAGAAATAATCGTATAAATGATTATCTTTCAAAAGCAGCAAGAATGATAATAAATTATTGTCTTAATAATGATATAGGAAAAATAGTTCTAGGATATAATGAAGATTTTCAAAGAAATTCAAATATTGGAAGTATAAATAATCAAAATTTTGTAAATATACCATATGGAAAATTAAGAGATAAATTAATATATCTATGTAAACTATATGGAATAGAATTTAAGCTACAAGAAGAAAGTTATACATCAAAAGCAAGTTTCTTTGATAGAGATGAAATTCCAATATATGATAAAGAAAATATACAAGAATATAAATTCAGTGGAAAAAGGATAAAAAGAGGACTATATCAAACAAGCGCAGGTAAACTCATAAATGCAGATTGTAATGGAGCATTAAATATTTTAAGAAAAAGTAAAGTTGTGGACTTAAGTGTCCTATACAATAGAGGTGAGCTGAACACACCTAAAAGAATAAGGGTAGTGTAA
- a CDS encoding MarR family transcriptional regulator has translation MHENFSKHIGKLVCRHGEKSCNKETELLGTLKASMTTT, from the coding sequence TTGCACGAAAATTTTAGTAAGCATATAGGGAAACTTGTATGTAGACACGGAGAAAAATCGTGCAACAAAGAAACTGAATTGCTGGGAACTCTTAAAGCTAGTATGACCACAACATAA
- a CDS encoding efflux RND transporter periplasmic adaptor subunit: MKINKKIVAVVAILAMFSISCGKKKPKMSSSSRPVKVQMIGQNEISIGYSASGTIKGIEEIPYTATSSGEVVAINAQNGDYVDAGQVIVSIENQAAKSGVRSAASNVRTAESNISSARADISASEGNISSAQAAVEEARINFRKYQMLYDKRLITETDYLQAKTQLSAAQAKLDSARSSYHTAVNSLSARRNSLDSAQADLDTARDTNSKSSIKTKVSGVIANMNLERSQEVSNGQQLFTLVNESEMKLEIGVSADVVQKIQVGTPATVKIDDLKGQVLQGVVYEVAATADSASRQFIVKIKLPNENRQLRSGMYAKANISTGAENGLVIPKKAIVVRGVQQVIYVVRNGKAVAIPINITNQNETFAAVTGQGLDSGDELIVDGQNVVQANEKVKIVR; encoded by the coding sequence ATGAAAATTAATAAAAAAATAGTTGCAGTAGTGGCAATTCTAGCGATGTTTTCAATTTCATGCGGAAAGAAAAAGCCAAAGATGTCTAGCTCTTCAAGACCAGTGAAAGTTCAAATGATAGGTCAAAATGAAATTTCTATAGGATATTCTGCTAGTGGAACGATAAAAGGTATTGAAGAAATACCGTATACAGCGACTTCAAGTGGAGAAGTGGTGGCAATTAATGCACAAAATGGAGATTATGTGGATGCGGGACAAGTGATAGTTTCGATTGAAAATCAGGCGGCTAAATCAGGAGTGAGATCGGCAGCTTCAAATGTTCGAACGGCTGAGTCAAATATAAGTTCAGCAAGAGCGGATATTAGCGCATCAGAAGGAAATATAAGTTCAGCACAGGCCGCTGTCGAAGAAGCAAGAATTAACTTTAGAAAATATCAAATGCTGTATGACAAAAGGCTAATAACAGAAACTGATTATTTACAGGCAAAAACACAGTTAAGTGCAGCACAAGCTAAGCTAGATTCAGCAAGAAGCAGTTATCACACAGCAGTAAATTCATTGTCTGCCAGAAGAAACAGTCTTGATTCAGCACAAGCAGATCTTGATACAGCAAGAGATACAAATAGTAAATCAAGCATAAAAACAAAAGTTTCAGGAGTAATTGCCAATATGAATTTGGAGAGAAGTCAAGAAGTTTCAAATGGACAGCAATTATTTACTTTAGTTAATGAAAGTGAAATGAAATTGGAAATTGGGGTTTCAGCTGATGTAGTTCAAAAAATTCAAGTTGGAACACCAGCAACTGTAAAAATTGATGATTTGAAGGGACAAGTATTGCAAGGAGTTGTTTATGAAGTTGCGGCAACAGCTGATTCGGCAAGTAGACAATTTATTGTAAAAATAAAACTTCCAAATGAAAATAGACAATTAAGAAGTGGAATGTACGCAAAAGCTAATATTTCAACAGGAGCAGAAAATGGTTTAGTAATTCCTAAAAAAGCTATTGTTGTAAGAGGAGTTCAACAAGTTATTTATGTTGTGCGAAATGGAAAAGCAGTGGCAATTCCTATAAATATAACAAATCAAAATGAAACATTTGCAGCAGTGACAGGACAAGGTTTAGATTCTGGTGACGAGTTAATTGTCGATGGACAAAATGTTGTACAAGCAAATGAAAAAGTCAAAATTGTCAGATAG
- a CDS encoding TolC family protein, whose protein sequence is MKRSNLRILVSLLLFIAIPAFAEKISIQDAAEMAIKNNKDIKIAMLKTEQSKIDVDKAWSKKFFTVGYTAGANTYLNKNFAKTGEKFQHYLTLSQPIYTGGKLKLGHEISKESLTLSQLNLDKVRKDTILDTVKAYIDVYDAMSTLEVLQKSKETLNQNLKTQQELYDLRMTTKPEFTEAQRSVADIDAQIVEQEGNIEVSKEALGILIGVKDSSQIEIIPFGVDDNFTSTVKLDEDLAKLKTDNTEYKIAMKQNDLSRKNVEVEEASFKPSVNGVINYGTLQGQDRFGNILKPRNFSTSAGVNFSWDIFDWGQRKNNVRYAKKTQEISSVQIDQTLDTVTANMRKTYFQLKSLEKSIKALELAVQKAEESYEMEKERYAYRLITMENLLQSETSLRQARVNYAQAKLKYYYLVSKYGAFLD, encoded by the coding sequence ATGAAAAGAAGTAATTTGAGAATACTGGTATCATTATTATTGTTTATTGCGATTCCAGCTTTTGCTGAAAAAATCTCAATTCAAGATGCGGCTGAGATGGCAATTAAAAATAATAAAGATATTAAAATAGCAATGTTAAAAACTGAACAAAGTAAAATTGATGTGGATAAAGCATGGTCCAAAAAGTTTTTCACGGTTGGCTATACAGCTGGGGCAAATACATATCTAAATAAAAATTTTGCCAAAACAGGAGAAAAATTTCAACATTATTTGACTTTGTCACAACCAATTTACACAGGCGGAAAGTTAAAGCTAGGGCACGAAATAAGTAAAGAAAGTCTGACATTGTCACAGCTTAATTTGGATAAAGTGAGAAAAGATACAATTCTTGATACAGTTAAAGCATATATTGATGTCTATGATGCTATGAGCACACTTGAAGTTTTGCAAAAATCTAAGGAAACATTGAATCAAAATTTGAAGACGCAGCAGGAGCTGTATGATTTAAGAATGACAACAAAACCTGAATTTACAGAAGCTCAAAGAAGTGTGGCTGATATTGACGCACAAATTGTGGAACAGGAAGGAAATATTGAAGTTTCAAAAGAAGCGCTTGGGATTTTGATTGGAGTGAAAGATAGCTCACAAATTGAAATAATTCCTTTTGGAGTCGATGATAACTTTACTTCAACAGTTAAATTGGATGAAGATTTGGCAAAACTTAAAACTGATAATACAGAATATAAAATTGCAATGAAACAAAATGATTTAAGTAGAAAAAATGTGGAAGTGGAAGAAGCTTCTTTTAAGCCGTCTGTAAATGGAGTCATTAATTATGGGACATTGCAAGGGCAAGATAGATTTGGAAATATTTTAAAACCGAGAAATTTTTCGACTTCTGCGGGAGTTAATTTTAGCTGGGATATCTTTGATTGGGGACAGAGAAAAAATAATGTGAGATATGCTAAAAAAACTCAGGAAATTTCTTCTGTTCAAATTGACCAGACACTTGACACGGTTACTGCAAATATGAGAAAAACTTATTTTCAGCTAAAATCGCTTGAAAAAAGTATAAAAGCGTTGGAACTTGCGGTACAAAAAGCTGAAGAGTCGTATGAAATGGAAAAAGAAAGATATGCATATAGACTTATCACAATGGAAAATTTATTGCAGTCGGAAACTAGTTTAAGACAGGCTCGTGTAAATTATGCTCAGGCAAAATTAAAATACTATTATTTAGTTTCAAAATATGGAGCGTTTTTGGATTAA
- a CDS encoding TetR/AcrR family transcriptional regulator, with amino-acid sequence MARSCEKEKKRERILKKSWELFKKNGYEEIKIERITKEVGISKGSFYTYFKTKEDVLFSILEKIEIEIENSINDIDTSEEPSKILYNLLEKRVELFLGYIQNMKLGNLYIMKSGQIDEFKNKITVFYTTFIKENIIKKYENKKIWDLEIISKYINSSIEGYFFEEIFENKGIDKDFEDRAKIAIKEIARFIDSALK; translated from the coding sequence TTGGCTAGAAGTTGTGAAAAGGAGAAAAAAAGAGAGAGAATTTTAAAAAAATCTTGGGAATTATTTAAAAAAAATGGGTATGAGGAGATAAAAATTGAGAGGATAACAAAGGAAGTGGGAATATCCAAAGGAAGTTTTTACACTTATTTTAAGACAAAAGAAGATGTTTTGTTCTCGATTTTGGAAAAAATAGAAATTGAAATCGAAAATTCTATAAATGATATAGATACTTCTGAAGAACCGTCAAAAATTTTGTATAATCTATTGGAAAAAAGAGTGGAGCTATTTTTGGGGTATATTCAAAATATGAAATTGGGAAATTTGTATATTATGAAATCAGGTCAAATTGATGAATTTAAAAATAAAATAACAGTTTTTTATACAACTTTTATTAAAGAAAATATCATAAAAAAATATGAGAATAAAAAAATTTGGGATTTGGAAATTATTTCAAAATATATAAATTCTTCAATTGAAGGTTATTTTTTTGAAGAGATATTTGAAAATAAAGGAATAGATAAAGACTTTGAAGATAGGGCTAAAATAGCAATTAAAGAAATTGCAAGGTTTATAGATAGTGCATTAAAATAG
- a CDS encoding RIP metalloprotease — translation MSIILTLILLGVIVLIHESGHFFMAKFFKMPVFEFAIGMGPKIFSWKKGETVYSIRALPLGGFVNIGGMQPEEFDLENFKREKIDEIAEILKEEEDFENLEMDDEKFVDEVEKRVNLEMREEEKRQNYISKNGFYTKSPFARFAVLIAGVVMNFISAIIAIFIMLSVTNMKPMELTEPVVGVVRSDSKVNGKLEKNDKILEINGKKIQNWKEMTKEISKIGKNYKDENISLKILRNNKEMTQNVKLTYYGEAKSNLLGIQVLQKKLTFGEKINSTFYTFKDYFKMTLDGVKMLVTGKVGMNDMTGPVGLPKIVGMAYSNGGALALLGIFILISINIGIMNLLPIPALDGGRILFVLPEFFGIKINKKIEEKIHIIGMIFLIAIMLIIVFFDITKYF, via the coding sequence ATGAGTATAATTTTGACATTGATATTACTTGGAGTTATAGTTTTAATTCATGAATCGGGACATTTTTTTATGGCAAAATTTTTTAAAATGCCTGTTTTTGAATTTGCGATTGGAATGGGACCTAAGATTTTTTCATGGAAAAAGGGAGAGACAGTTTATTCAATTCGTGCTTTGCCGCTTGGAGGATTTGTCAATATTGGCGGAATGCAGCCAGAAGAGTTTGATCTTGAAAATTTTAAAAGAGAAAAAATTGATGAGATTGCCGAAATTTTGAAAGAAGAAGAAGATTTTGAAAATTTAGAAATGGACGACGAAAAATTTGTGGACGAAGTGGAAAAAAGAGTGAATCTTGAAATGAGAGAAGAAGAAAAAAGACAAAATTACATTTCTAAAAATGGATTTTACACAAAATCTCCGTTCGCAAGATTTGCTGTTTTGATTGCTGGAGTTGTAATGAATTTTATTTCGGCAATAATTGCGATTTTTATAATGCTTTCTGTAACTAATATGAAACCTATGGAATTGACAGAACCTGTTGTTGGCGTAGTTAGAAGTGACTCAAAAGTTAATGGTAAGCTGGAGAAAAATGATAAAATTTTGGAAATTAATGGGAAAAAAATTCAAAATTGGAAAGAGATGACTAAAGAAATTTCAAAAATTGGTAAAAATTATAAAGACGAAAATATTTCGCTAAAAATTTTGAGAAATAATAAAGAAATGACTCAAAATGTGAAATTAACTTATTACGGAGAAGCTAAATCAAATTTGCTTGGAATACAAGTTTTGCAAAAAAAATTGACTTTTGGAGAAAAGATAAATTCGACTTTTTATACATTTAAAGATTATTTTAAAATGACTCTTGACGGTGTGAAAATGCTTGTCACAGGAAAAGTTGGAATGAATGATATGACAGGACCTGTGGGACTTCCAAAAATTGTTGGAATGGCTTACAGTAACGGTGGTGCTTTGGCTCTACTTGGTATATTTATTTTGATTTCAATAAACATAGGAATAATGAATTTGCTTCCAATTCCTGCTCTTGACGGAGGAAGAATTTTATTTGTTTTGCCAGAATTTTTTGGAATAAAAATTAATAAAAAAATTGAAGAAAAAATACATATTATCGGAATGATATTTTTGATAGCTATTATGTTAATAATAGTATTTTTTGATATAACAAAGTATTTTTAG
- the yqeK gene encoding bis(5'-nucleosyl)-tetraphosphatase (symmetrical) YqeK — protein sequence MDIQKIRKNVKKYLDEKRYAHVERVAKCAVELAKIYGVDPSKAEAAGILHDVAKFFEIPRMLDLVRGKYPEIENKIFWTNAILHGFAGAEFVAKNYDLFEVDDDDIFSAIKYHTIGSENMTTLSKIIYLADAIEEKRDWDGVETARKLAKEDLDLAIKFEIDRKLEYLLERDSVIHPNIIKFRNSILK from the coding sequence ATGGATATTCAAAAAATTAGAAAAAATGTGAAAAAATATTTGGACGAAAAAAGATATGCTCATGTGGAAAGAGTGGCAAAATGTGCAGTTGAATTAGCAAAAATATACGGAGTTGATCCATCGAAAGCCGAAGCTGCTGGGATTCTTCATGATGTGGCAAAATTTTTTGAAATACCTAGAATGCTTGATTTAGTTCGTGGGAAATATCCTGAGATTGAAAATAAGATTTTTTGGACAAATGCGATTTTACATGGATTTGCAGGAGCTGAATTTGTTGCAAAAAACTATGATTTGTTTGAAGTTGACGATGATGACATTTTTTCTGCAATAAAATATCACACAATTGGCAGCGAAAATATGACAACTTTGTCTAAAATTATTTATTTGGCTGATGCGATTGAAGAAAAAAGAGATTGGGATGGTGTAGAAACTGCAAGAAAATTGGCAAAAGAAGATTTGGATTTGGCAATAAAATTTGAAATTGACAGAAAATTGGAATATTTACTTGAGAGAGATTCGGTTATTCATCCAAATATTATTAAATTTAGAAATTCTATTTTAAAATAA
- a CDS encoding CTP synthase: MKVKGNTKYIFVTGGVVSSLGKGIVASSLGRLLKERGYKVTIQKFDPYLNVDPGTMSPYQHGEVFVTEDGAETDLDLGHYERFINENLTQYNNLTSGRVMSRIIEKERRGDFLGGTVQTVPHVTDEIKRNIKLAGEKTGADFVITEIGGTIGDIESDPFIEAIRQWKREAGRENIAYIHVTLLPYLKVAGELKTKPTQHSVKTLQGLGVAPDVIVVRSEHPVDQNIKKKISIFCDIDEEAVIESEDAKSLYEIPLTMEKLGLADVICKHFNLENKKPSLAEWSKMVDKFKHPKKSLKVAVVGKYVELKDAYISIHESIEHAGFNLDTKVEIDYLKAGDFDVKCLSNYDGILVPGGFGDRGIDGKIDAIQFARENKIPFFGICLGMQMACVEFARNVLGYKDATSTEFDKDTKTPVISLMEEQEGIEDMGGTMRLGAYPCILKDDSIAAQVYGNTEISERHRHRYEFNNTYREEFEKAGMDIVGLSPNGKYVEVVEIKNHPYFVACQYHPEFKSRPNRPHPLFTGWIKAAIKKIEGK, encoded by the coding sequence ATGAAAGTAAAAGGAAACACAAAATATATATTTGTCACAGGTGGTGTTGTTTCTTCGCTTGGGAAAGGAATTGTTGCGTCGTCACTTGGTAGACTTTTGAAAGAGAGAGGATACAAAGTGACAATTCAAAAGTTTGATCCATATTTGAATGTGGATCCAGGAACAATGAGTCCTTATCAGCACGGGGAAGTTTTTGTTACAGAAGATGGTGCGGAAACTGACTTGGATTTGGGACATTATGAGAGATTTATCAATGAAAATCTTACACAGTATAATAATCTTACTTCTGGAAGAGTGATGTCAAGAATTATTGAAAAAGAAAGAAGAGGAGATTTTTTAGGAGGTACGGTTCAAACAGTTCCTCATGTTACCGATGAAATTAAAAGAAATATAAAACTTGCAGGAGAAAAAACTGGTGCAGATTTTGTAATTACTGAGATTGGCGGAACAATTGGAGATATTGAAAGTGATCCGTTTATTGAAGCTATTAGACAGTGGAAAAGAGAAGCTGGGAGAGAAAATATCGCTTATATCCATGTGACTTTGCTGCCTTATTTAAAAGTGGCTGGAGAACTTAAGACAAAACCTACTCAGCACAGTGTAAAAACATTGCAAGGACTTGGAGTTGCACCTGATGTGATAGTTGTGAGAAGTGAACATCCAGTGGATCAAAATATTAAGAAAAAAATCTCTATCTTTTGTGACATTGATGAAGAAGCCGTGATTGAGTCAGAAGATGCCAAAAGTCTTTATGAAATTCCGTTGACAATGGAAAAATTGGGACTTGCTGATGTGATTTGCAAACATTTTAACTTAGAAAATAAAAAGCCGTCTTTAGCGGAATGGAGCAAGATGGTAGATAAATTTAAACATCCTAAAAAATCATTGAAAGTTGCAGTTGTTGGAAAATATGTGGAATTAAAAGATGCTTATATAAGTATTCATGAATCAATAGAACACGCTGGATTTAATCTTGATACAAAAGTAGAAATTGATTATTTGAAAGCTGGAGATTTTGATGTTAAGTGCCTTTCAAATTATGATGGAATCTTAGTTCCAGGAGGATTTGGCGACAGAGGAATTGATGGGAAAATAGATGCTATACAATTTGCAAGAGAAAATAAAATACCATTTTTTGGAATTTGTCTTGGAATGCAGATGGCTTGTGTGGAATTTGCAAGAAATGTACTTGGATATAAAGATGCGACTTCGACAGAATTTGACAAAGATACAAAAACTCCTGTAATTAGTCTTATGGAAGAACAAGAAGGAATTGAGGATATGGGAGGAACTATGAGACTTGGAGCATATCCATGTATTTTAAAAGATGACAGTATTGCGGCACAAGTTTATGGAAATACTGAAATTTCTGAAAGACATAGACATAGATATGAGTTTAATAATACTTACAGAGAAGAATTTGAAAAAGCGGGAATGGATATTGTGGGATTATCTCCAAATGGAAAATATGTGGAAGTTGTGGAAATAAAAAATCATCCTTATTTTGTGGCTTGTCAATATCATCCTGAATTTAAAAGTAGACCAAACAGACCTCATCCATTATTTACTGGTTGGATAAAAGCTGCTATAAAAAAAATCGAAGGAAAGTAG